A genomic stretch from Lysobacter soyae includes:
- the pstA gene encoding phosphate ABC transporter permease PstA gives MNTIAKSEGNAALYRRRALVNAVAVTLAVAAAVFGLLFLAWILYTLVKNGIPGLDWNLFVGDQPPPNEEGGGLRHAFVGSLLMCGMAILFGTPVGIAAGTWLAEYGDRSKLGSAVRFVNDILLSAPSIVLGLFVYAVYVMNTGGRFSAIAGAISLAFIVLPVVVRTTDEMLRLVPTTMREAALSLGVPQWKMIMQVLYRSAAPGVVTGILLALARISGETAPLIFTAFGNEFFSADVTGPMSSIPLVMYKFAGSPYENWQHLAWAGALVVTVFIFLLSLFARIVLLRKATPND, from the coding sequence ATGAATACGATCGCGAAATCGGAAGGCAACGCTGCGCTGTATCGTCGACGCGCCTTGGTGAACGCGGTGGCCGTCACGCTTGCCGTGGCTGCAGCGGTCTTTGGTCTTTTGTTCCTTGCATGGATTCTGTACACCCTGGTCAAGAACGGCATACCCGGCCTCGACTGGAACCTGTTTGTCGGTGATCAGCCGCCGCCGAATGAAGAAGGCGGCGGTTTACGCCATGCCTTTGTCGGCAGCTTGCTGATGTGCGGCATGGCCATCCTGTTCGGCACGCCGGTCGGCATCGCCGCCGGCACCTGGCTTGCGGAATACGGTGATCGCAGCAAGCTCGGCAGCGCCGTGCGCTTCGTCAATGACATCTTGTTGTCGGCACCTTCGATCGTGTTGGGTCTGTTCGTCTATGCCGTGTATGTGATGAACACCGGTGGTCGCTTCTCGGCCATCGCAGGTGCGATTTCCTTGGCCTTCATCGTTCTGCCCGTCGTCGTGCGCACCACGGACGAAATGTTGCGACTGGTGCCGACCACGATGCGCGAAGCCGCGCTTTCACTCGGCGTTCCGCAATGGAAGATGATCATGCAGGTGCTCTATCGCTCGGCGGCGCCGGGTGTGGTCACCGGCATCTTGTTGGCACTCGCACGAATTTCCGGCGAAACCGCACCGTTGATCTTCACCGCATTCGGCAACGAATTCTTCAGCGCCGATGTGACCGGGCCGATGTCCTCCATTCCTTTGGTCATGTACAAGTTCGCCGGCAGCCCGTATGAAAATTGGCAACATCTCGCCTGGGCCGGCGCGCTGGTTGTCACCGTGTTTATTTTCCTCCTGAGCCTTTTTGCCCGCATCGTGTTGTTGCGCAAGGCCACCCCCAATGACTGA
- a CDS encoding sulfurtransferase, which translates to MSWYTLVDCETLSVNLSDASIRIVDARAVVGGERGAGRAAYETAHLPGAQFVDLETDLSDHAIEGQGRHPWPSDADFAVLLQRLGITPDHQVVVYDADVGMYAARFWCMLRLFGHAKVAVLDGGFARWMQLGLPITSEIETVERSELRHPGGFDHAKLFDHEDVAAHVESGGLLVDARAAERFRGETEPLDKKAGHVPGAANRPFMANIADGVFKSKDELFAEFHALLAGRTPSDMVAMCGSGVTACHHLLAMAHAGLEGAKLYKGSWSGWIASDERPVETGESTYTGNLQA; encoded by the coding sequence ATGAGTTGGTACACGCTGGTGGATTGCGAGACCTTGTCGGTCAATCTTTCCGACGCATCGATTCGCATTGTGGATGCGCGCGCCGTCGTCGGTGGCGAACGGGGCGCGGGTCGTGCGGCCTATGAAACCGCGCATCTGCCGGGTGCACAATTCGTCGATTTGGAAACGGATTTGTCGGACCATGCGATCGAGGGGCAAGGGCGGCATCCGTGGCCAAGCGATGCTGACTTCGCTGTCCTGCTGCAGCGGCTCGGCATCACGCCGGACCATCAGGTGGTGGTGTATGACGCCGATGTCGGGATGTATGCCGCACGTTTCTGGTGCATGTTGCGCTTGTTCGGCCATGCCAAAGTCGCGGTGTTGGACGGCGGTTTCGCGCGCTGGATGCAACTTGGTTTGCCGATCACTTCTGAAATCGAAACGGTCGAGCGCAGCGAATTGCGTCACCCCGGCGGATTCGACCACGCAAAATTATTCGACCATGAAGATGTGGCGGCCCACGTGGAATCGGGTGGCTTGTTGGTGGATGCGCGCGCGGCAGAGCGTTTTCGCGGCGAGACGGAGCCGTTGGATAAGAAAGCGGGCCATGTGCCCGGCGCCGCCAATCGACCGTTCATGGCCAACATCGCCGACGGTGTATTCAAATCGAAGGACGAATTGTTTGCCGAGTTTCATGCGCTGCTGGCCGGGCGTACGCCCTCGGACATGGTTGCGATGTGCGGTTCCGGCGTCACAGCTTGTCACCACTTGCTGGCGATGGCCCATGCCGGTTTGGAAGGCGCCAAGCTTTACAAGGGCAGCTGGAGTGGTTGGATCGCATCGGACGAACGCCCGGTGGAAACCGGCGAATCCACCTACACAGGAAATCTTCAGGCATGA
- the pstC gene encoding phosphate ABC transporter permease subunit PstC yields the protein MNAIALKKDPARTLDITDARNDRNFRWALTATAIFVLVSLAGAALSMLWGGRSVLMQEGLDFFLSTDWDPVQNKYGALVPIYGTIVTSIIALLIGVPVSFGIAFFLTEVAPRKIRTPVGILIELLAGIPSIIYGMWGFFVLMPMMRETIIPWVSENLSQLPVIGFLFEGVPIGAGMFTAGLVLSIMIIPFIASTMREVFLTVPTRLKESAYALGSTRWEVTWDIVLPYTRSAVIGGVFLGLGRALGETMAVAFVIGNSVNFTKSLFEPSTTIAALIANDFGEATETYRAALLLLGFVLFIVTFIVLAMARLMLRRLARKEGR from the coding sequence ATGAATGCCATTGCCTTAAAAAAAGATCCCGCGCGCACGCTTGATATCACTGATGCGCGCAACGACCGAAACTTTCGCTGGGCGCTAACCGCTACGGCGATTTTTGTTTTGGTCTCCCTGGCCGGTGCCGCGCTCTCAATGCTTTGGGGCGGCCGCTCGGTGCTCATGCAAGAAGGCTTGGACTTCTTCTTGTCCACCGACTGGGATCCGGTGCAGAACAAATACGGTGCCCTCGTCCCGATTTACGGCACGATCGTCACCTCGATCATCGCGCTGCTCATCGGTGTGCCGGTCAGTTTCGGCATCGCCTTCTTTCTCACCGAAGTCGCGCCGCGAAAAATCCGCACACCGGTCGGCATCTTGATCGAATTGCTGGCTGGCATCCCCTCGATCATCTACGGCATGTGGGGCTTCTTCGTGCTGATGCCGATGATGCGTGAAACCATCATTCCTTGGGTGAGCGAAAACCTCTCGCAACTGCCTGTGATCGGATTCCTGTTTGAAGGCGTGCCGATTGGCGCCGGTATGTTTACCGCCGGTTTGGTGCTGTCGATCATGATCATTCCGTTTATCGCCTCGACCATGCGCGAAGTGTTCCTGACCGTGCCGACGCGCTTGAAAGAAAGCGCCTATGCGCTCGGTTCGACGCGTTGGGAAGTCACTTGGGACATCGTTTTGCCCTACACCCGCTCGGCCGTGATCGGCGGCGTGTTTCTCGGCTTGGGTCGCGCCTTGGGTGAAACCATGGCCGTGGCCTTCGTGATCGGCAACAGTGTCAACTTCACCAAGTCCTTGTTCGAACCGTCTACGACGATTGCGGCCCTCATTGCCAACGACTTCGGTGAAGCAACGGAAACCTATCGTGCCGCACTGCTGTTGCTCGGCTTCGTCCTCTTCATCGTGACCTTCATCGTTCTGGCCATGGCGCGATTGATGCTCCGCCGCTTGGCCCGGAAGGAGGGTCGCTAA
- the pstB gene encoding phosphate ABC transporter ATP-binding protein PstB, with translation MNDAATFTSTHAIDTGLPVKEAKLAARNLNFYYGKFHALKNVTLPVPEKRVTALIGPSGCGKSTLLRVFNRIYALYPGLEAKGEVLLDGENILDPKYSMNKLRSKVGMVFQKPVPFPMTIFENVAYGIRHHEKLSKSEMNDRVELALRQGALWDEVKDKLQQNALGLSGGQQQRLCIARAVALRPEILLLDEPTSALDPISTARIEQLVEELKHDYTICIVTHNMQQAARVSDYTAFMYLGDLIEHDETSTIFSNPSQKQTEDYITGRFG, from the coding sequence ATGAACGACGCCGCCACTTTCACTTCGACGCACGCAATCGACACCGGATTGCCTGTCAAAGAGGCGAAACTCGCCGCCCGTAATTTGAATTTCTATTACGGCAAATTCCATGCCCTGAAGAACGTGACCCTGCCCGTGCCGGAGAAGCGTGTGACAGCGCTGATCGGACCGTCGGGTTGCGGCAAGTCCACCTTGCTGCGCGTCTTCAACCGAATCTATGCGCTTTACCCGGGTCTGGAAGCGAAGGGCGAGGTCTTGCTTGACGGCGAAAACATCCTCGATCCCAAGTATTCGATGAACAAGCTGCGCAGCAAGGTCGGCATGGTCTTTCAAAAACCGGTGCCGTTCCCGATGACCATTTTCGAAAACGTGGCCTACGGCATCCGTCACCACGAAAAGTTGTCGAAGTCGGAAATGAATGACCGCGTCGAGCTCGCCCTGCGTCAAGGTGCGTTGTGGGATGAGGTCAAAGACAAATTGCAGCAGAATGCACTGGGTTTGTCGGGCGGTCAGCAGCAACGTCTGTGTATCGCACGTGCCGTGGCACTGCGTCCTGAAATCCTGTTGCTCGATGAGCCGACCTCGGCGCTCGATCCGATTTCAACCGCGCGTATTGAGCAGTTGGTGGAAGAACTCAAGCACGACTACACCATCTGCATCGTGACCCACAACATGCAGCAAGCCGCGCGCGTTTCCGACTACACCGCTTTCATGTATTTGGGCGATTTGATCGAGCACGACGAAACCTCGACGATTTTCTCGAATCCCTCGCAAAAGCAAACCGAAGACTACATCACCGGCCGCTTCGGCTGA
- a CDS encoding FKBP-type peptidyl-prolyl cis-trans isomerase N-terminal domain-containing protein, which produces MKMRYLAAAIAAASLVTSVAHAQDLNSDKGKLSYYFGYRAGANMAGLSEQGEQIDINAAIKGMQDAYAKKQPPFTEAQLKPAVDAFQKRMEQRGAKAKAEFDKAAAANKTVSTKVLADNKAKPGVLSLPSGVQYRVIEKGTGARPALGSTVALDINGPYAYGQAPEGNKGVQSVPAIKVSEIQLVGLREAITQMPSGSRWEITLPPEKAFGDQPNPDVPPNVVVQFDVKVKSVK; this is translated from the coding sequence ATGAAGATGCGTTACCTTGCCGCGGCCATCGCCGCAGCGTCGCTTGTCACTTCGGTTGCGCATGCGCAAGACCTCAACTCGGACAAGGGCAAGCTGAGCTACTACTTCGGCTATCGCGCCGGCGCCAATATGGCCGGCCTCAGCGAACAGGGCGAGCAAATCGACATCAATGCAGCCATCAAAGGCATGCAAGATGCGTACGCAAAGAAGCAGCCGCCGTTCACCGAAGCGCAATTGAAGCCGGCGGTTGACGCCTTCCAAAAGCGCATGGAACAACGCGGCGCGAAAGCCAAGGCTGAATTCGACAAAGCCGCAGCCGCCAACAAGACGGTGAGCACGAAAGTTCTGGCTGACAACAAGGCCAAGCCAGGCGTGCTGTCGTTGCCGAGCGGCGTGCAATACCGCGTGATCGAAAAGGGCACCGGTGCCCGTCCGGCATTGGGTAGCACGGTCGCATTGGATATCAATGGTCCGTATGCCTATGGTCAAGCGCCGGAAGGAAACAAGGGCGTTCAATCGGTCCCGGCCATCAAGGTCAGCGAAATCCAATTGGTCGGTCTGCGTGAAGCCATCACCCAAATGCCGTCCGGTTCGCGCTGGGAAATCACCCTGCCGCCGGAAAAAGCTTTCGGCGACCAACCGAACCCTGACGTGCCGCCGAATGTGGTGGTTCAGTTCGACGTCAAAGTGAAGTCGGTCAAGTAA
- the nth gene encoding endonuclease III, producing the protein MTLAQIDEAFRRFAELSPEPKTELLYDSPFELLVAVVLSAQSTDVGVNKATRKLYPVANTPARVAALGVEGLKPYIATLGLYNAKAAHVIALSEALVSQHNSEVPRTRAALEALPGVGRKTANVVLNTLFGEAVMAVDTHIFRVANRTGMAPGKTVRQVEVGLMKRVPAWALQHAHHWLILHGRYICKARAPQCRACPIVDLCHYKAKNLSSPE; encoded by the coding sequence ATGACTTTGGCGCAAATCGATGAGGCCTTCCGCCGGTTTGCAGAACTCTCGCCCGAACCGAAAACGGAACTGCTCTACGATTCCCCTTTTGAACTGTTGGTGGCCGTCGTGCTCTCGGCACAATCGACCGATGTGGGCGTCAACAAAGCCACGCGCAAGTTGTATCCCGTTGCCAACACCCCGGCACGCGTAGCCGCATTGGGCGTCGAAGGGTTGAAGCCCTATATCGCCACTTTGGGTCTGTACAACGCCAAGGCCGCCCATGTGATCGCCCTGTCGGAGGCGCTCGTCAGCCAACACAACTCGGAAGTCCCGCGCACGCGCGCCGCGCTCGAAGCATTGCCTGGCGTGGGTCGAAAAACTGCCAATGTGGTGCTGAATACGTTGTTCGGCGAAGCGGTGATGGCAGTGGATACGCATATCTTTCGCGTCGCCAACCGGACCGGCATGGCGCCGGGCAAAACGGTTCGCCAGGTGGAAGTCGGCTTGATGAAGCGGGTGCCCGCCTGGGCACTCCAACACGCGCACCATTGGCTCATATTGCACGGACGTTACATTTGCAAGGCGCGCGCGCCGCAATGCCGCGCCTGCCCGATCGTGGATTTGTGCCATTACAAGGCGAAAAACCTCAGCTCTCCCGAATGA
- a CDS encoding CoA pyrophosphatase: MSPDFPVDDAAAQLALIEQRILPLDVVPEWGCDEVENAQFLREAMGITEFRDAAVLIGLVRREKGLNVLLTVRAEDLRSHAGQVSFPGGRVDEGDASVVHAALRELTEETGIEDMHVRPIGVLPPLATISGYQVVPVVAEIDSTHAITLNPTEVAEIFEAPLAWLLDSANLEYRDIGMGAMSRRVPQYLVDADHAPHLIWGATAMMLQSLRSLLETRT, translated from the coding sequence ATGTCACCTGATTTTCCTGTCGATGATGCCGCCGCCCAACTGGCGCTGATCGAACAACGCATTTTGCCTTTGGATGTGGTGCCCGAATGGGGCTGCGACGAGGTGGAAAACGCACAATTTCTACGCGAGGCGATGGGCATCACCGAGTTTCGGGATGCCGCGGTGTTGATCGGATTGGTTCGCCGGGAAAAAGGCTTGAATGTCCTGCTCACGGTACGCGCGGAGGATCTGCGCAGCCATGCGGGTCAGGTGAGCTTTCCGGGCGGTCGTGTCGATGAGGGCGATGCGTCGGTAGTGCATGCCGCCTTGCGAGAACTCACCGAAGAAACCGGCATCGAAGACATGCATGTGCGTCCAATCGGTGTGTTGCCGCCACTGGCCACCATCAGCGGCTATCAAGTGGTGCCGGTGGTTGCCGAAATCGATTCAACGCATGCGATCACCTTGAACCCCACAGAGGTCGCGGAGATTTTCGAAGCGCCGTTGGCTTGGCTGCTGGACTCTGCGAACCTGGAGTATCGTGACATCGGAATGGGCGCCATGTCGCGTCGGGTTCCACAGTACTTGGTGGATGCGGATCATGCGCCGCATCTGATTTGGGGCGCGACGGCGATGATGTTGCAAAGTTTGCGTTCACTTTTGGAGACGCGCACATGA
- the pstS gene encoding phosphate ABC transporter substrate-binding protein PstS, with amino-acid sequence MKISAAALTAAVAFTSQAMAADVTGAGASFVYPVMSKWSSDYAKATGKKVNYQSIGSGGGIAQIKAGTVDFGSSDAPLKPAELEQFGLIQFPSVIGGVVPVVNLPGVASGAMKFDGALLADIFAGKVKTWNDPRIVELNGGVKLPNSKIMVVHRSDASGTTFNFTNYLSKVNGDWKAKYGEGTSVKWATGIGGKGNEGVAAYVKQIKGAIGYVELSYALQNKLTYTRMKNASGNFVNPSDDTFQAAAANADWASSKDFYLVMTNARGEKSWPITATNFILMHKNPKNAATAKNAKDFFTWVYANGDAQAKALDYVPLPNSLVQQIKSYWSAEVKY; translated from the coding sequence ATCAAAATCAGCGCTGCAGCCCTCACGGCTGCAGTTGCTTTCACCAGCCAAGCCATGGCGGCTGATGTCACCGGCGCCGGTGCTTCGTTCGTCTATCCGGTGATGTCGAAGTGGTCGTCCGACTACGCGAAAGCGACCGGCAAAAAGGTCAACTATCAGTCGATCGGTTCGGGCGGCGGTATCGCGCAAATCAAGGCCGGTACGGTTGATTTCGGTTCGTCCGACGCCCCGCTGAAACCGGCGGAGCTCGAACAATTCGGTCTGATCCAATTCCCGTCCGTGATCGGCGGCGTGGTGCCGGTTGTCAATCTGCCGGGCGTCGCTTCGGGTGCCATGAAATTTGACGGCGCTTTGCTGGCCGACATCTTCGCCGGCAAGGTCAAGACCTGGAACGACCCGCGCATCGTCGAACTGAACGGCGGCGTGAAGTTGCCGAACAGCAAGATCATGGTCGTGCATCGTTCGGACGCATCGGGTACCACCTTCAACTTCACCAACTACCTGTCGAAGGTCAACGGTGATTGGAAAGCGAAGTACGGCGAAGGCACTTCGGTGAAGTGGGCGACCGGTATCGGCGGCAAGGGTAACGAAGGCGTGGCCGCTTACGTGAAGCAAATCAAAGGCGCCATCGGCTATGTCGAGCTGTCCTACGCTTTGCAAAACAAGCTGACCTACACCCGCATGAAGAATGCTTCCGGCAACTTCGTGAACCCGAGCGATGACACCTTCCAAGCGGCCGCTGCCAACGCCGATTGGGCGAGCTCGAAGGACTTCTACCTGGTGATGACCAATGCCCGCGGCGAAAAGTCGTGGCCGATCACCGCCACCAACTTCATCTTGATGCACAAGAACCCGAAGAATGCCGCCACGGCCAAAAACGCCAAGGACTTCTTCACGTGGGTCTATGCCAACGGTGATGCACAAGCCAAGGCCCTGGACTATGTCCCGCTGCCGAACAGCTTGGTGCAACAGATCAAGTCGTACTGGTCGGCAGAAGTGAAATATTGA
- a CDS encoding DUF1289 domain-containing protein, with the protein MNQFVVSPCVSVCEVDERDICVGCLRTLDEIARWGVMSHEERMHVMTELLPLREAGDVT; encoded by the coding sequence GTGAATCAGTTTGTTGTCAGCCCCTGTGTCTCCGTATGTGAAGTGGACGAGCGCGATATTTGCGTCGGCTGTTTGCGTACCTTGGACGAGATTGCGAGGTGGGGCGTGATGAGTCACGAAGAACGCATGCATGTGATGACCGAGCTCTTGCCGCTGCGCGAGGCGGGCGATGTCACCTGA
- the pstS gene encoding phosphate ABC transporter substrate-binding protein PstS, which yields MKHTAPKLALLALATTLVIAGCKQQAADGATATDKAPAAGADAGAANADKQGAQITGAGASFIYPLMSKWSADYAAATGNKVNYQSIGSGGGIAQIKAGTVDFGSSDKPLSSEELAAANLAQFPSAIGGVVPVIHLTGFDEAGKLRLTGPVIAEIYMGKITNWNDPKIAALNAGATLPADKINVVRRSDGSGTTFNFTNYLSKVSPEFKTVVGEGTTVNWSTGIGGKGNEGVASYVKQMPNSIGYVELSYALQNKMSYASMQNASGAWVQPNAETFAAAAASADWKNAKDFNLVITNAAGANAWPIAASNFMIMQKQPANPAGRKAALDFFKWALENGQAQAKTLDYVPLPAELVQQIEASWAENFK from the coding sequence ATGAAGCACACCGCCCCGAAACTCGCCCTGCTGGCCCTTGCCACCACCTTGGTCATTGCCGGCTGCAAGCAGCAAGCCGCCGATGGCGCGACCGCCACAGACAAGGCACCGGCCGCAGGCGCCGATGCCGGCGCCGCCAACGCCGACAAGCAAGGCGCCCAGATCACGGGTGCCGGTGCGAGCTTCATCTACCCGCTGATGTCCAAGTGGTCGGCAGACTATGCCGCCGCCACTGGCAACAAGGTCAACTACCAATCGATCGGCTCGGGCGGCGGTATCGCCCAAATCAAGGCCGGCACCGTGGATTTCGGCTCGTCCGACAAGCCTCTCTCCAGTGAAGAGCTTGCCGCTGCCAACCTTGCCCAATTCCCAAGCGCCATCGGCGGCGTGGTCCCGGTGATCCATCTCACCGGCTTTGACGAAGCCGGCAAATTGCGCCTGACCGGACCGGTCATCGCTGAAATCTACATGGGCAAGATCACGAATTGGAACGATCCGAAAATCGCTGCATTGAATGCCGGTGCCACGCTGCCAGCCGACAAGATCAATGTCGTGCGCCGCTCCGACGGTTCGGGCACCACGTTCAACTTCACCAATTACTTGTCGAAAGTCAGCCCGGAGTTCAAGACCGTGGTGGGCGAAGGCACGACCGTGAATTGGTCGACCGGTATCGGTGGCAAGGGTAATGAAGGCGTTGCTTCTTACGTCAAACAAATGCCGAACTCGATCGGCTATGTCGAATTGTCATACGCCCTGCAAAACAAGATGTCTTATGCATCGATGCAAAACGCTTCCGGCGCTTGGGTCCAACCGAATGCGGAAACTTTCGCAGCGGCGGCAGCCTCGGCCGATTGGAAAAATGCCAAAGACTTCAATTTGGTGATCACCAATGCCGCCGGCGCGAATGCCTGGCCGATCGCGGCCAGCAACTTCATGATCATGCAAAAGCAGCCGGCCAATCCGGCCGGTCGCAAGGCGGCGCTCGACTTCTTCAAGTGGGCCTTGGAAAACGGCCAAGCACAAGCGAAGACGCTTGACTACGTGCCGCTGCCGGCGGAACTCGTGCAGCAAATCGAAGCGAGCTGGGCTGAAAACTTCAAGTAA
- a CDS encoding OprO/OprP family phosphate-selective porin, protein MKLTRNLLAASLAALIFAPAAHAEITIDSVAGSEVSFEGLVQADFIYFDEDKFDYGIGGLSRNASNDGRRQEWSMRRAELVLKGKGPGNNEWVMGYDAYGKKWLDVNWKYKIGGNSNHFVQVGQYKQLNSMEELSSTKNNDFIAKANITNTFGVGRRLGAMYSFGDNNWAIAGSVYGRELTRGGNRGNGFGVRGYFAPINADGTTLHLGLSYNRYEAELATYPGTTQWDRARLRSRPNADIAANRYVDTGNIDRADTVAILGGEALFISGPFKVQGEYMKSTVTRKFDTLKDWSGSGGYVSAVWNVTGEKFGYKGGTPSTPLPNEPATGMFQIGLRYDTLDLNDGTFVTVGGVPTVAPYTYEGGKMDTWTLGANWYWHSNFKVSLNYVAVKSSKFYNRTPATFSADPAWNNRLVNGNVQDDPSMIEARFQFYW, encoded by the coding sequence ATGAAACTGACCCGCAACCTCCTTGCTGCCAGCTTGGCCGCGCTCATCTTCGCGCCTGCGGCGCACGCCGAAATCACCATCGACAGTGTCGCCGGCTCCGAAGTCTCCTTTGAAGGTCTGGTGCAAGCCGACTTCATCTATTTCGACGAAGACAAGTTCGACTACGGCATCGGCGGTTTGTCCCGCAATGCGTCGAACGACGGTCGTCGCCAAGAATGGAGCATGCGTCGCGCAGAGCTCGTGTTGAAAGGCAAAGGCCCGGGCAACAACGAATGGGTCATGGGCTACGACGCCTACGGCAAGAAGTGGCTCGATGTGAACTGGAAGTACAAGATCGGCGGTAACAGCAACCACTTCGTGCAAGTCGGCCAATACAAGCAGCTGAACAGCATGGAAGAACTGTCGTCGACCAAGAACAACGACTTCATTGCCAAAGCCAACATCACCAATACCTTCGGTGTCGGCCGTCGTCTCGGCGCCATGTACAGCTTCGGCGACAACAACTGGGCCATCGCCGGTTCGGTCTACGGTCGTGAACTGACCCGCGGCGGCAACCGTGGCAACGGCTTCGGCGTGCGCGGTTACTTCGCACCGATCAACGCTGACGGCACCACGCTGCACCTCGGCCTCAGCTATAACCGCTACGAAGCCGAACTCGCCACCTACCCGGGCACCACGCAATGGGATCGCGCACGTCTGCGTTCACGTCCGAACGCCGATATTGCCGCGAACCGTTACGTGGACACCGGCAACATCGACCGCGCCGACACCGTCGCCATCCTCGGTGGCGAAGCCTTGTTCATCTCGGGCCCGTTCAAGGTTCAAGGCGAATACATGAAGTCGACTGTCACCCGCAAGTTTGACACCTTGAAAGATTGGAGCGGTTCGGGCGGCTACGTCAGCGCTGTCTGGAACGTCACCGGCGAAAAATTCGGTTACAAGGGCGGCACCCCGTCCACCCCGCTGCCGAACGAACCGGCCACCGGCATGTTCCAAATCGGTCTGCGTTACGACACCTTGGATTTGAACGACGGCACCTTTGTGACCGTGGGCGGCGTCCCGACCGTGGCCCCGTACACCTATGAGGGCGGCAAGATGGATACCTGGACCTTGGGCGCCAACTGGTACTGGCATTCCAACTTCAAGGTCTCGTTGAACTATGTCGCTGTGAAGTCGTCGAAGTTCTACAACCGCACGCCGGCCACCTTCTCGGCCGATCCGGCATGGAACAACCGCTTGGTCAACGGCAACGTGCAAGACGATCCGAGCATGATCGAAGCCCGCTTCCAGTTCTATTGGTAA
- a CDS encoding enoyl-CoA hydratase/isomerase family protein has product MTDSPLQIAQTDAIRTITVNRPEKLNALNSATLDALDAAFADAERDPTVRVVVLTGAGPKAFVAGADISEMQALSANEGRDFSLRGTRMMRRVERLSKPVIAMVNGFALGGGLELAMCCHLRIASDKAKVGQPEINLGLIPGFGGTQRLLRLAGRAATLELCLTGVPITAERALQLGIVNRVVPADTLETATTELAQQLANASPIALRGMLDCINVGGECGIEEGLEYESAQFGLMFSTEDMREGTTAFLEKRPASFKGR; this is encoded by the coding sequence ATGACTGATTCACCGTTGCAAATCGCCCAAACCGACGCCATTCGCACCATCACTGTGAATAGGCCGGAAAAGCTGAATGCCCTCAATTCCGCGACGCTGGACGCGCTCGACGCCGCTTTCGCCGACGCCGAACGCGACCCCACGGTGCGCGTGGTGGTGCTGACCGGCGCCGGCCCCAAGGCCTTTGTGGCCGGTGCCGATATCAGCGAAATGCAGGCGTTGAGTGCCAACGAAGGCCGTGATTTCTCGTTACGCGGCACACGCATGATGCGCCGGGTCGAACGCTTGTCGAAGCCCGTCATTGCCATGGTCAACGGCTTTGCCTTGGGTGGCGGTCTTGAGCTCGCGATGTGTTGTCACCTTCGGATCGCCTCCGACAAAGCAAAGGTCGGGCAACCGGAAATCAATCTCGGTTTGATTCCGGGATTCGGCGGCACGCAACGATTGCTTCGTTTGGCCGGACGTGCGGCGACTCTGGAACTGTGCTTGACCGGTGTGCCGATTACGGCGGAACGCGCGTTGCAGCTCGGCATCGTCAATCGCGTGGTGCCTGCGGACACCTTGGAAACGGCCACAACCGAACTGGCACAGCAGTTGGCGAACGCGTCGCCGATTGCGCTGCGCGGCATGTTGGATTGCATCAATGTCGGCGGTGAGTGCGGCATTGAAGAGGGCTTGGAATACGAGTCCGCACAATTCGGTTTGATGTTCTCGACCGAAGACATGCGCGAGGGCACCACGGCCTTTTTGGAAAAGCGCCCGGCAAGCTTCAAGGGCCGTTGA